The Lewinellaceae bacterium genome includes a region encoding these proteins:
- a CDS encoding ImmA/IrrE family metallo-endopeptidase, translating to MANRVDINVNMIPWSIQRAGFELHEFIQNTPMIKDWIDQRKKPTVKQLETFSNKVHLPFGYFFLAEPPVEELPIPFFRTGKGKTDTVSLNVYDTILLLQNRQEWLTDYLLENDFPPLDYVGSYKSEFDAKKIAENIREYLDINPKWAFRFKTKYETLNYITQKIENLGIVVSFNSIVENNPYRPINVNDCRGFVLVNQIAPFLFVNSGDTKSAQLFTLIHELAHVWIGQSAGFDFRDFMPADDPIELLCDKVAAEFLVPHNLFNKMWETPEDIERMATKFKVSPIVIGRRALDFGEISKSDFFEFYNNYIKEIANIPKPKSSGGSFYSNSKKRIGLLFAAHINQAVKQNQLLYRDAFRLTGLKGKTYDKFISEHF from the coding sequence ATGGCAAATCGAGTTGATATAAATGTTAACATGATTCCCTGGTCTATACAAAGGGCTGGATTTGAATTGCATGAATTCATTCAAAACACCCCTATGATAAAAGATTGGATCGATCAAAGAAAGAAACCAACAGTTAAGCAGTTAGAAACTTTTTCTAACAAGGTTCATCTTCCTTTTGGCTATTTCTTTCTTGCTGAGCCTCCGGTAGAAGAACTTCCAATTCCTTTTTTTCGTACTGGTAAAGGGAAAACTGATACTGTTAGCCTGAATGTTTATGATACAATTTTACTTCTTCAAAATAGACAGGAATGGCTTACGGATTATTTATTAGAAAATGATTTTCCGCCCTTAGATTATGTAGGCAGTTACAAAAGTGAGTTTGATGCTAAAAAGATTGCTGAAAATATAAGGGAATACTTAGATATTAACCCAAAATGGGCTTTCAGATTTAAGACAAAATATGAAACTCTTAACTATATCACCCAGAAAATCGAAAATCTCGGTATTGTAGTTTCTTTCAATAGTATTGTAGAAAATAATCCTTATCGACCAATCAATGTCAATGATTGTAGAGGTTTTGTTTTAGTTAATCAAATTGCACCTTTCCTTTTTGTTAATTCCGGAGACACTAAATCTGCTCAATTATTTACTTTGATCCATGAATTAGCGCATGTTTGGATAGGCCAAAGTGCCGGATTTGATTTTAGGGATTTTATGCCTGCTGATGACCCTATTGAGCTACTTTGTGACAAAGTAGCAGCTGAATTCCTGGTTCCGCATAATCTTTTCAATAAGATGTGGGAAACTCCGGAGGATATTGAGCGGATGGCAACTAAATTTAAGGTAAGCCCAATTGTTATAGGGAGGCGTGCATTAGATTTTGGGGAAATTAGTAAATCTGACTTCTTTGAATTCTACAATAATTATATCAAAGAAATTGCAAATATACCAAAACCTAAAAGTTCCGGCGGCAGCTTTTACAGTAATAGTAAAAAAAGAATAGGCTTATTATTTGCAGCTCATATTAATCAAGCTGTAAAACAAAACCAACTATTATATAGGGATGCATTCAGGCTAACCGGCTTAAAAGGAAAAACATACGACAAATTTATTTCTGAACATTTTTAA